From the Oceanispirochaeta sp. genome, the window GTATTCCCTTCGTTGTCTTTGGCATTTATATTTGTCTTGTCCATAAACCAGCTCAGTGTTGTGACGCCCTTGGTCAGGCTGAGGCTGATGGGGGTTTGATTCTGCTTGTTTCTGGCAAATATATCAGAACCCCGCTGAAGAAGGAGTATCGCTATTTCAGAATTTCCTCTGTCAACGGCTTCCAGTAGGGGGGTATTTCCGTTTTTGTTCCTGTTTTCCAGTAGTGCGCCGTATTCAAGCAGAGTTTCTGCCGCCCTTCTGTCTCTGTTCAGTGTCACTGTCAGATGGAGAGGGGTGTTTCCAAAGCTGTTTTTGGCATTTACATCGGCTCCGGCAGAAAGAAGCATCAGAAGAATCTCGCTGTTGGAATTCAGGGTGAGTGCCATATGAAGGGGAACATTACTGTTGTAATCCGTAGCATTCACATCAGCTCCGGCGGATAAAAGGAGCGACACAATCGTTCTATACCCGCCTCTTACGGCGCTGTGGAGGGGCGTATTCCCCGGTTTATCCCTGGTTTTCAGATCTGCTCCCTCTTGCAGAAGAAGCTTGACAATGCCCTCATGTCCCTGTTCAGCGGCGATGTGAATCGCGGTCTGCCCAAAATCAAAGCGGTAATTAATATCCTGCTGATTATAAAGGGTATAAAAATAGTTAAATATTTCTTCCTGTCCCCTAAAAGAACCTGCTTTTATCAGGAGTGAGGCAATTCTGGCTTTTTCCAGGCTGGTTCTATCTTCAAGAGCAATATCCAGGGCCAGTTTTCCGTCCTTGTTTTTGATATTCAGATCTGATTTAAGGCTGATCAGATACTTTACGGCCTCTGTGTTTCCTTTGGAGGCCGCCAGGTGCATCAGGGTGCCAGTACCGACCATTCCCCTGTTCACATTTGTCTCCCGGGTCAGGGCTTTCAGTATCTCCATCTGGTTAAACCCTGATTCGATGGCTGTCAGCTTTTGCTGGTCCTGAATAAATATGTCTGCTTTTCCATCGACAAGAACTGAGGCTGTTTCGCTGTGGCCTGATGCGACGGCAAGGTGAAGAGGAGTCTTGCCATTGTTATCCAGGCTGTTGGGATCGGCTTTCTGCAGCAGCAGAAGTTGAACAATAGAAGTGTTCCCTGCCTCCGCGGCTATATGCAGGGCTGTTTTGCCTTTGCTGTCCCGTCCATTTACATCCACGTTTATTTTAAAGAGTTCTTCCAATCCTGCCGTATTGCTGTTCTGAACAAGAGAATGAAGACTGTCTTCAGTTACCGTCTTATCTTCGACGACATCCGGTTTTACTGTCTCCTCTGGAGTTGTTGTTGCACAGGAGGAGAGAAACAGGCTCAAAATCAGAGATAATCCGAAATATTTATATATCTTTATCATTGTCTTCCTTCTTATATTCATATTAGTCCTTACTGTATGATCGGTCGTTGTGAAACTGAATTTAATGCAGGAGAGTGTCTTTTTCCTGTTTGAGGGTGGATTCTTATGGAAATGATTGCATTGAGAGCTTAGAGAGTGTTAATATTCATCTCCCTGTTCCCGGTTTTGGTTCACAGGATAGTTTTAAATCATGGTATATTTTTAATAAAAACAGGGTGATTCCTAAGGGCGTGGTAATGGGAAACAGAGCGGAGTATGATTCGGGAGATTTTTTAAAGAGTCTTGGGTTTCCTGAAATCAGGGTTCATCAATCCAACGGGCATTTTGATTTTACGAAAGCCGGACGACGGATTCTTGTCATCGGACCTATGGGATCGGGTAAGACTGAATATTCTGCGAAAATCTGGAGAGATGCCCGGGTTACCCTGGAAAAATCAGATATTGTAGCTGAGCAGACCAGAACAGGAGACGCAGACCGGCGCAATGTCTTTTTTGTCCGTTCCGCCCTGGATGAAAAACGTTTTGAAGAGTATCCCGAAGATGCCCTGGCATACCGGGGCGGTTATGAACGTCTGGGGAATAATATTGCCAGCATCCGGAGTTCCTTTGATCTGGAGCAGCTGATTTCTGACTTTCCCCAAATGGGAACCTGGATCATCGATGAGGCCTCCTTTTTTGATGAAAGAATGGCCTATGTCATCAAAAATGCCTCTGATAAATGGGGACTTGTGTTTGTATACCCCACGCTCATCCTGAACTTCCGAAGAGATATCTTCAATTCGACTGCCCGGCTCTTGATTGAAACAGCAACTGATGTTTTTCCCCTGACAGCCTATTGTGAACATTCCGACTGTATTCAAGACAGTTTTTACACATACCGTTATTACTCGGTGGGCGGACAGGAGTGTCCGGCTCTCTATTTTGATCCTCTTATCATTATAGGGGGGGATCAAAAGAAAGAAGATCCCCGTGAACCGAATTACTGTACACGCTGCGATCATCATCACTATCTACCGGGCAAAGTATATACCTATTTCACCCTCAAACCTCTGGGGGAATCGGCGGCCAAAGGGAATCCTGCTCTTCTCCGGCAGGAGTTGGAACTCCTGGGGAATAATGTAAAAGAATCTGAATTGTACAGCAGTGTTCTAGGTGAACAGGAAGACGGTTTAAGCCATTCCCAGGTTATCATGAATGCCTTGAAGGTTCCCTGTCTTGCCGAAAAA encodes:
- a CDS encoding ankyrin repeat domain-containing protein; this translates as MIKIYKYFGLSLILSLFLSSCATTTPEETVKPDVVEDKTVTEDSLHSLVQNSNTAGLEELFKINVDVNGRDSKGKTALHIAAEAGNTSIVQLLLLQKADPNSLDNNGKTPLHLAVASGHSETASVLVDGKADIFIQDQQKLTAIESGFNQMEILKALTRETNVNRGMVGTGTLMHLAASKGNTEAVKYLISLKSDLNIKNKDGKLALDIALEDRTSLEKARIASLLIKAGSFRGQEEIFNYFYTLYNQQDINYRFDFGQTAIHIAAEQGHEGIVKLLLQEGADLKTRDKPGNTPLHSAVRGGYRTIVSLLLSAGADVNATDYNSNVPLHMALTLNSNSEILLMLLSAGADVNAKNSFGNTPLHLTVTLNRDRRAAETLLEYGALLENRNKNGNTPLLEAVDRGNSEIAILLLQRGSDIFARNKQNQTPISLSLTKGVTTLSWFMDKTNINAKDNEGNTPLHLAVMMQASPDVFRFLLENGAGIDNRNFYGETPLHLAVEKELLLLTEAFLKQGGDFYIENNSGETALSLAFEKGPDFVDSFLIDSVLEKKDNLEYTPLFHAVLWEKPDVVRVIIDKGADINRKSLIGTTPLHEAVKTGSLEISGVLLRAGADVNSTDFQGNTPLHEIVYWNSLNLAELLISSGADINRKNLEGRSPFYEAVVNGDFEMCSFLIKKGADKDSRDNSGKTPLFETIIGKNRALMELLVSQGSSIQKRDNQGNTPLHAAVIVDNKVAIEYLFNLNADIFATNKQNASPLTLVLRKGSDTVKTFMTLEKINTMDNNGNTPLHIAAAMKVSVSTLQVLLDMGADKEARNNQGQRPYDKAVEVKFEAALDILK
- a CDS encoding thymidine kinase; this translates as MGNRAEYDSGDFLKSLGFPEIRVHQSNGHFDFTKAGRRILVIGPMGSGKTEYSAKIWRDARVTLEKSDIVAEQTRTGDADRRNVFFVRSALDEKRFEEYPEDALAYRGGYERLGNNIASIRSSFDLEQLISDFPQMGTWIIDEASFFDERMAYVIKNASDKWGLVFVYPTLILNFRRDIFNSTARLLIETATDVFPLTAYCEHSDCIQDSFYTYRYYSVGGQECPALYFDPLIIIGGDQKKEDPREPNYCTRCDHHHYLPGKVYTYFTLKPLGESAAKGNPALLRQELELLGNNVKESELYSSVLGEQEDGLSHSQVIMNALKVPCLAEKALLYLFVEQNLVSSGLFKQLAEDLNMDREYLISRLADSGRTLRW